The nucleotide window CAAACGGCTGCGGCTTCAAGGATAAGCAATCCGGCACCAGATAAAGCCAATTGCCCTAAGTGGATAGTATGCCAATCCTGGGCTTGTCCATCCTCGGCTGAATACTGACACATCGGTGCGATGATCAATCGATTCTTCAATTTCAATGGTCCGATGTCGATCGGCGAAAATAACACACTCACTCCACGTTCCCCATAAATTTATTACAACACGCCAAAAACTAAGGTTGTTCTTGTACGGATGTATCATGCAAACTTCTTGGCCAGGCGGTTATCAGCGCTTTTAATAAAGTCGCCAGCGGAATGGCAAAGAACACGCCCCATACTCCCCATATTCCACCAAAAAACAGTACGGCAAGAATGATAGAAACAGGATGCAAATTGACGGCTTCAGAAAATAAAATCGGCACCAACACATTGCCATCAAGCGCCTGGATAATGCCATAAGCAATCAGGATATAGGCAAACTGTTCTGTGAGGCCAAACTGAAAACCTGCTACCGCGGCAACAGGTAGTGTGGCCACAGCGGCGCCAATAAATGGAATTAACACTGAGAAGCCAACTAAAACGGCTAACAGTGCAGTGTATTGCAAGCCAAAGAATGTGAAAGTAGCGTAGCTGACACCACCAACGATGATAATTTCAACCACTTTGCCACGCACATAATTGGCAATCTGATCGTCCATCTCATTCCAGATACGGTTCATCAAACCTCGTTTTTCCGGCATGAACGACAGCACAAAACTCACTAGTTTTTCCCGATCTTTCAGCATAAAAAAGACAAGAATGGGCACTAACACTAGATAAATAATTAAGCCAATCACATTTCCCAGTGAGGCAATAGACAAAGAAACAGCCCGTTGACCATAGACTGTGAATTGTTTTGCGGTGCTGGAAATCCAGCTTTGTATCTCATCAGGTTTGATTAAGTTCGGGTAATGGGTATGCAGGTTCATCAACCAGTCTTCACCATTTGACAGCATTTTTGGTGTTTCCTGGACCAAATTAACCAGCTGATTCCATAATAATGGCATTAATAAAAAGCCCATGGCTAACATCAAGCTGACAAATCCAAGAAAGACAATGGCCACCGCTACCATATTGGGCACGCGGCGTCGGGTCAGCATATTCACTACACCTTGTAATAAAAACGCGATGACCAGTGCAGTAAAAAACGGCGCCAGCATTCCGCCCAGCCAGATTACAACGGCAAAACCGAGTACTAATACAATCAGCAGTATGACGGCTTCTTCATCAGAGAAATAACGTTCTGTCCATTTGCGTAGAATTGATCGCAGTGTCATTAGCCTGTTTATCCTCAGCTATAATTGATTGGCAACGCTGATATTCTGTCACATCCCATCTGTCTATGCTGATAAGAAATTACCAATAACAGTGTGAATGCTTTTATCGTAAACGAAGGAGTCGGAATGAAAAGCTTAGGGAACAATATCTGGTATGTTGATGGAGATAGTGTGCCTTTTTATAGCCTTCCATACAGCACACGTATGGTGATCGTTCGCTTAAGTGATAATACCTTATGGATTCACAGCCCAATCAAACTCACACCGGAGTTAGCGACGCAAATCGACGCTCTCGGTGAAGTACATTTTTTAATTGCACCCAATAAGTTACACCATCTGTTTCTGAAAGACTGGCAACAACATTACCCTTCAGCAGCCATTTTTGGTACAGAACAAGTCGCTGAAAAACGATCAGATATCGAATTTAACGGTATCCTCAGTTCTGATTTCATACCGCCCTGGCAAGACAACATACAACAGCGCCTATTTACTGGCTCAAAAGCGATGCAGGAATGTGTGTTTTTTCATCGTGAGAGTAGAACACTGATCGTCACTGATTTGATTGAAAACTTCCCGGCAGATGCCTTCCCACCCTTCAAACGTTTTCTGGCAAAAATAAGTGGCATACTTGCCCCAAACGGCAAAATGCCTATCGACTGGCGCCTCAGTTTTAACAAAGATACTGCCAGAGAACACATACAACACATTATTGGTTGGCAACCTGAAAAAATTGTAATGGCACATGGTTTAATTATTGATGACCAGGCCGTGTCCTTTTTAGAAAAGGCATTTAGCTGGGTAAAACTGCCACGCCGTACAGAGTGAGCAAGATGTTTTTTAGCGGTGCTTTAGCTATTTTTTTGCTGACCTCCGTCCTGCTCGCAATGACACCAGGCCCGGACAATCTATACGTACTCACACAATCTGCACTTTATGGCAGCAAAACGGGGGTGATTATTACCTTGGGATTATGTAGCGGTCTGATTGTCCATATCTTGGCAGTGGTCATAGGCATAGCAACATTATTAACGACCAGCCCCGCTGCCTTTTTATTGCTAAAAGTCATCGGCGCCAGTTATTTACTCTATTTAGCTTGGCGCGCATTTAAAGCCGCTCCTATATCAACTTTAAAAGATGGAGTGTCGTTGCATAATTCAATAGCCTTATTAAGAACCGGCTTTTTGATGAATGTCAGCAACCCCAAAGTAGCGATATTTTTTCTGGCTTTTTTACCGCAATTTGTTGAAGCCGATAAAGGCTATGTGTCAGTACAGATTTTATGTTTAGGACTTATTTTTATGGCAAGTGCG belongs to Methylophaga thalassica and includes:
- a CDS encoding AI-2E family transporter encodes the protein MTLRSILRKWTERYFSDEEAVILLIVLVLGFAVVIWLGGMLAPFFTALVIAFLLQGVVNMLTRRRVPNMVAVAIVFLGFVSLMLAMGFLLMPLLWNQLVNLVQETPKMLSNGEDWLMNLHTHYPNLIKPDEIQSWISSTAKQFTVYGQRAVSLSIASLGNVIGLIIYLVLVPILVFFMLKDREKLVSFVLSFMPEKRGLMNRIWNEMDDQIANYVRGKVVEIIIVGGVSYATFTFFGLQYTALLAVLVGFSVLIPFIGAAVATLPVAAVAGFQFGLTEQFAYILIAYGIIQALDGNVLVPILFSEAVNLHPVSIILAVLFFGGIWGVWGVFFAIPLATLLKALITAWPRSLHDTSVQEQP
- a CDS encoding DUF4336 domain-containing protein — its product is MKSLGNNIWYVDGDSVPFYSLPYSTRMVIVRLSDNTLWIHSPIKLTPELATQIDALGEVHFLIAPNKLHHLFLKDWQQHYPSAAIFGTEQVAEKRSDIEFNGILSSDFIPPWQDNIQQRLFTGSKAMQECVFFHRESRTLIVTDLIENFPADAFPPFKRFLAKISGILAPNGKMPIDWRLSFNKDTAREHIQHIIGWQPEKIVMAHGLIIDDQAVSFLEKAFSWVKLPRRTE
- a CDS encoding LysE family translocator; translation: MFFSGALAIFLLTSVLLAMTPGPDNLYVLTQSALYGSKTGVIITLGLCSGLIVHILAVVIGIATLLTTSPAAFLLLKVIGASYLLYLAWRAFKAAPISTLKDGVSLHNSIALLRTGFLMNVSNPKVAIFFLAFLPQFVEADKGYVSVQILCLGLIFMASALLVFFVIAMSAAKLGKWLLRSAYAQNILHTFTAVIFILLASRLLFIQP